One window of the Candidatus Tisiphia endosymbiont of Sialis lutaria genome contains the following:
- a CDS encoding efflux RND transporter permease subunit, giving the protein MYLSEICIKRPVFATVLSLVIVILGAVFFTKLQIRGIPDISFPVITVHADYPGADALYMEKEITTRIEKALKTIKNLDSITSQSATGSSYIFLTFLSSANIEVSLNDVRSKIAAISRILPKDMQAPRVSKQDGNKFVDLILTVSSDVYSDLQLTKIVQESVKSVLDKLETIGEVKVHGKDYSMRIEPDPVKLYQHKMSVLEIENAIKKQTISYPAGTIKTASRDFDIRLDGSLSKPEQFEQIILKVNDTSILRLQDIAKIYLASLEDDVTFRYNGKSSVALTVKKQSKANFLDLSKEVRSSLDKIKNNLPKNITIDIAYDASIPVNASVKSVFFTIFEALILVIIVVYLFLASARITLIPLVTIPVSLIGTFIFMYYLGFSINIFTLLAMILAIGLVVDDAIVMLENIFRYNEMGHSAMESATLASKEIGFAIIAMTITLASVFLPIGFIDGFMGKLFIEFAWTLAFCVLVSGFVALTLTPMMASRMIGKNDQPSLGFLIKFDQFIKLVQSKYLVYLNLAFDHKKQFSLIIALSLVLLVVSFIFVPKVFIPQEDDGLVQISFSSPQGSNSEQSEKAVIEVEKILSSYKDILGYLMMTYPEGSHGFVPLKDWKVRSMSQTTIINLLNQQFQQITGISAFARPHRSLISGNAEHAVEFTLQSSLEYEQLVQISEKFVEAMKKKPAFMNMNVYSNVDFSPIIDVIVNRDKAYLYGVSLENIGLTLQYLLAGKQLGDFRMGNELYDITMQYNLKHRSNIDHFSKILIPTNKPTNNLLPLNVVANIVEKVSIKFYNHYNNARSVTISADLAPNQKITDAIKQVNNIANELLDNNTTILEYIGEIKQKAESEGTMTTTFLFALLFIYLVLSAQFESFTDPILILIAVPFSFTGGVLALWIFGNTFNMYSGIGLLTLIGLITKNSIMIVEFTNNLRSQGLNIREAVTKASSLRLRPILMTTLASIFGAVSLVIASGAGAEAQKSIGLVIVGGMTIGTLFTIFVIPVLYQSFKREIKYS; this is encoded by the coding sequence ATGTATTTAAGTGAAATATGCATCAAGCGTCCAGTATTTGCAACAGTTCTGAGCCTAGTAATTGTTATTTTAGGAGCTGTATTTTTTACTAAACTACAAATTAGGGGGATTCCCGATATCTCTTTTCCTGTAATAACAGTACATGCAGATTATCCTGGGGCGGATGCTCTTTATATGGAAAAAGAAATTACCACTCGTATTGAAAAGGCTCTAAAAACTATAAAAAATCTTGATTCTATCACTTCCCAAAGTGCGACAGGTAGTAGCTATATCTTTTTAACATTTTTATCATCGGCTAATATCGAAGTATCCTTAAACGATGTTCGGTCTAAAATTGCTGCGATAAGTCGTATATTGCCAAAAGATATGCAAGCACCTCGTGTTAGTAAGCAAGATGGAAATAAGTTTGTTGATTTGATCTTAACTGTTAGTAGTGATGTATATAGTGATTTACAATTAACTAAAATTGTTCAAGAGAGTGTGAAAAGCGTTTTAGATAAGCTTGAAACAATAGGTGAAGTTAAAGTACATGGTAAAGATTATTCTATGCGGATAGAGCCAGATCCGGTAAAATTATATCAGCATAAAATGTCGGTGTTGGAAATTGAAAATGCTATAAAAAAACAAACTATTTCTTATCCGGCGGGAACTATTAAAACCGCCAGTCGTGATTTTGATATAAGATTAGATGGTTCTTTAAGTAAACCGGAACAGTTTGAACAAATTATATTAAAAGTGAACGATACTAGTATATTAAGGTTACAAGATATTGCTAAAATATATTTAGCTTCTCTAGAAGATGATGTAACTTTTAGATATAACGGCAAAAGCTCGGTAGCACTTACAGTAAAAAAACAATCAAAGGCAAACTTTCTTGATTTATCTAAAGAAGTTAGGTCGTCACTAGATAAAATTAAAAATAATCTACCTAAAAATATAACAATTGATATAGCTTATGATGCGTCAATTCCAGTTAATGCCTCAGTCAAATCAGTATTCTTCACGATCTTTGAAGCATTAATTTTAGTTATAATAGTAGTATATTTATTCCTGGCATCAGCAAGAATCACTTTGATACCACTTGTAACTATTCCTGTATCGTTGATTGGTACATTTATTTTCATGTATTATTTAGGGTTTTCTATTAACATATTTACCCTTTTAGCAATGATATTGGCTATTGGTTTGGTGGTAGATGATGCAATAGTAATGTTGGAAAATATTTTTAGATACAATGAGATGGGGCATTCTGCTATGGAATCTGCCACTCTGGCATCTAAGGAAATTGGTTTTGCTATTATAGCAATGACTATAACACTTGCCTCAGTATTCTTACCAATAGGTTTTATTGATGGATTTATGGGCAAGTTATTCATTGAATTTGCTTGGACCTTAGCATTCTGTGTGTTAGTTTCTGGTTTTGTTGCTTTAACTTTGACGCCAATGATGGCAAGTCGCATGATTGGCAAAAATGATCAACCTTCCTTAGGGTTTTTAATTAAATTTGACCAGTTTATTAAATTAGTCCAAAGCAAGTATTTGGTCTATTTAAATCTTGCTTTTGATCATAAAAAGCAATTCTCGCTTATTATTGCCCTATCTTTAGTGCTGCTAGTCGTTAGTTTTATCTTTGTCCCAAAGGTGTTTATCCCTCAGGAAGATGATGGTTTAGTGCAGATTTCCTTCTCTAGTCCTCAAGGCTCTAATAGTGAACAATCAGAAAAAGCAGTAATAGAAGTTGAGAAAATACTTAGTTCTTACAAAGATATATTAGGTTATTTGATGATGACGTATCCAGAAGGTAGTCATGGTTTTGTGCCTCTTAAAGACTGGAAGGTAAGGTCAATGTCACAAACAACTATAATAAACTTACTTAATCAGCAATTTCAACAAATAACTGGAATATCGGCTTTTGCAAGACCACACCGTTCATTAATTAGCGGTAATGCTGAACATGCTGTGGAATTTACTTTGCAATCCTCACTTGAATATGAGCAATTAGTTCAAATATCAGAGAAATTCGTGGAGGCTATGAAGAAAAAACCAGCTTTTATGAATATGAATGTTTATAGTAATGTAGATTTCTCTCCGATCATTGACGTAATTGTTAACCGAGATAAAGCTTACCTTTATGGTGTGAGTTTAGAAAATATAGGGTTAACATTGCAATATTTGCTAGCAGGAAAGCAGCTTGGTGATTTTAGAATGGGCAATGAATTGTATGATATAACTATGCAGTATAATTTAAAACATCGTAGTAATATCGATCACTTTAGTAAGATACTGATACCAACCAATAAACCAACTAATAATTTATTACCATTAAATGTCGTGGCTAATATAGTTGAGAAAGTATCTATCAAATTTTATAATCATTATAATAATGCTAGATCAGTAACCATCTCGGCAGATTTAGCCCCAAACCAAAAAATTACCGATGCAATAAAGCAAGTGAATAACATAGCTAATGAATTATTGGATAATAATACCACTATTCTAGAATATATTGGCGAAATTAAGCAAAAGGCTGAATCAGAAGGTACTATGACTACTACGTTCTTATTTGCTTTATTGTTTATTTACTTAGTGCTTTCAGCACAATTTGAAAGTTTTACTGATCCGATATTAATCCTTATTGCTGTACCATTTTCATTTACTGGTGGCGTATTAGCACTCTGGATATTTGGTAATACGTTTAATATGTATAGTGGTATTGGCTTGCTCACTTTAATTGGTTTGATCACAAAAAATTCTATTATGATCGTAGAATTTACTAATAACTTAAGAAGCCAAGGATTAAATATTAGAGAAGCTGTAACTAAAGCTTCTAGCTTAAGGCTTAGACCAATTCTAATGACTACTTTAGCAAGCATTTTTGGGGCAGTATCATTAGTTATCGCCTCAGGAGCAGGAGCCGAAGCTCAAAAGTCTATTGGTTTAGTAATAGTGGGTGGTATGACTATTGGTACTCTATTTACTATATTTGTTATTCCAGTTTTATATCAAAGTTTTAAAAGGGAGATTAAATATAGCTAA
- a CDS encoding amino acid ABC transporter permease — MFEQLLDFSSIFYIIEGMVVTLKYSLVSVLFGLIIGTLLAICKVSKSHALRLFANFYTSIFRGTPLLIQLSIIYFGLPGVIGIKFGVFAAGTIAFSLNSGAYVSEIIRAGMNAVDKGQIEAAKALGIPERLMIKDIILPQAIRNILPSLVNELINLIKESSIISMIGGMDLMRRAQLVSQEHYTYFTPLLIAGFCYYVMVIIISNLAKILEKKLTIGIE, encoded by the coding sequence ATGTTTGAGCAATTACTTGATTTCTCTTCTATATTCTATATTATAGAAGGGATGGTAGTAACACTGAAATATAGCTTAGTTTCGGTGTTATTTGGATTGATTATCGGTACTTTACTAGCAATTTGTAAGGTAAGCAAAAGTCATGCCTTAAGGTTATTTGCTAATTTTTATACATCAATTTTTCGTGGTACACCACTACTTATCCAACTTAGCATAATTTATTTTGGTTTGCCTGGGGTAATTGGTATTAAGTTTGGAGTATTCGCTGCAGGTACCATAGCTTTCTCATTAAATTCAGGGGCGTATGTTTCGGAAATAATTAGAGCTGGAATGAATGCTGTTGACAAGGGGCAGATTGAAGCGGCTAAGGCGTTAGGCATACCTGAAAGATTAATGATCAAAGATATCATCTTACCGCAAGCTATAAGAAATATTTTACCTTCACTGGTTAATGAGCTTATTAACCTAATCAAAGAATCATCGATTATATCAATGATCGGTGGAATGGATTTAATGCGGAGAGCTCAGCTAGTATCACAGGAACATTATACTTATTTTACGCCTCTGTTAATAGCAGGGTTTTGTTATTATGTTATGGTAATAATTATTAGTAACTTAGCCAAAATTCTTGAGAAAAAATTAACAATTGGTATTGAATAA
- a CDS encoding palindromic element RPE2 domain-containing protein — MVAKRLLVSLDEKILAIVNSGELGSRSDGATPISNRRATSDDVTNFSSIDYKLADERIGNTKEWISCTDSWKY; from the coding sequence GTGGTAGCTAAACGATTATTAGTGTCTTTAGATGAGAAAATATTAGCTATAGTCAATTCAGGAGAATTGGGTAGCAGGAGCGATGGAGCGACGCCTATAAGTAATAGACGAGCGACGAGTGACGACGTCACCAACTTCTCATCAATTGACTATAAATTAGCAGATGAACGGATAGGTAATACTAAGGAATGGATTAGTTGTACCGACAGTTGGAAATATTAG
- a CDS encoding patatin-like phospholipase family protein, translating to MSKRLNEKNTILCISGGGVKGIAALVILEKIEEITGLPISKLFNIISGTSVGGLIAALLTLPKEQGSKEPRYSAKEALELFENSAAEIFPKSCFNCGIIKHKYTPKPLEEMLEKHLGDNRLIDTLCRLIIPVADLNEGRDSIKVFDSKDKHSTHVRTKYVLLATTAAPTYFPVVANSEAVRDYDYAAGTPYALADGGLGANRPAAIVLQILKEGHTYHEQADILQRTTICSINFVVDDKVKAQIPSANFDGVLGWLLNGLVDMIMKNDEEGDATEVRLDLTGEGQNTEIMLPITKECKNLDDASESNITKLKLIAEQYLANNSKLMQDLCDRLVANYKANLEEDEGLNADSNAMVDDKINDEGYGSGAIVNSGEFGARNDGATSANVSNFSSIDYISFPYAQEMMELEGVETDYISQH from the coding sequence ATGAGTAAAAGATTAAACGAAAAAAATACAATTCTTTGTATTTCAGGTGGTGGAGTAAAAGGAATAGCTGCATTAGTTATCCTTGAAAAAATAGAAGAGATTACAGGGCTACCTATATCTAAATTATTTAACATTATTTCTGGTACTAGCGTTGGTGGGTTAATTGCTGCGTTGTTAACTCTCCCTAAAGAACAAGGGTCGAAAGAGCCTCGTTATTCAGCCAAAGAAGCGTTAGAATTATTTGAGAATAGTGCTGCTGAAATCTTCCCTAAAAGTTGCTTTAACTGTGGAATAATAAAACACAAATATACCCCAAAACCTTTGGAAGAAATGTTGGAAAAACATTTAGGGGACAATAGATTAATCGATACTCTCTGTCGTCTTATTATACCAGTTGCTGATTTGAACGAGGGAAGAGATAGTATCAAGGTCTTTGATAGCAAGGATAAGCATAGCACACATGTTAGAACAAAGTATGTACTTCTTGCAACTACTGCAGCACCTACCTATTTTCCAGTAGTTGCTAATAGTGAAGCTGTACGCGATTATGACTACGCTGCTGGCACGCCTTATGCTTTGGCTGATGGTGGTCTTGGGGCTAATCGCCCAGCTGCTATAGTGCTACAGATACTTAAAGAAGGTCATACTTATCATGAACAAGCAGATATTTTACAGCGTACCACAATTTGTTCTATCAATTTTGTTGTAGATGACAAGGTAAAAGCTCAGATACCGTCAGCTAATTTTGATGGAGTATTAGGGTGGTTGCTTAATGGCTTAGTTGATATGATTATGAAAAATGATGAAGAAGGTGATGCAACTGAGGTTAGGTTAGATTTAACAGGTGAAGGGCAAAATACAGAAATAATGCTGCCTATTACCAAAGAATGTAAAAATTTAGATGATGCTAGTGAAAGTAATATAACAAAATTAAAGCTAATCGCTGAACAATATTTAGCAAATAATTCTAAATTGATGCAAGATCTATGTGACAGATTAGTGGCTAATTACAAAGCTAATCTTGAAGAGGATGAAGGTTTAAATGCAGATTCAAACGCAATGGTAGATGATAAAATTAATGACGAAGGATATGGAAGTGGTGCTATAGTCAATTCAGGGGAATTTGGGGCTAGGAACGATGGAGCGACGAGTGCCAACGTCAGCAACTTTTCATCAATTGACTATATCTCATTTCCCTATGCTCAAGAAATGATGGAACTTGAAGGGGTAGAGACCGACTATATCTCCCAACATTAA
- a CDS encoding GNAT family protein translates to MLNHSIYHQFPVLDLGNIVLRELTSDDSENYFTYMNKPEMLPFLTEQNCPSDTAQATDEIRYWSSLFHNHRGFYWAISLKDTNKLIGTVGFNSVSAMHLKAEISYDLDPEFWGKGIMLKSIKAILRFIEYAGIVRTQATVITDNTRSIKVLERCNFVKEGLLKKYEIVQGIHRDYYIYAIVN, encoded by the coding sequence ATGCTGAACCACTCTATATATCATCAATTTCCTGTATTAGACCTAGGTAATATAGTGCTTAGGGAATTAACTAGTGATGATTCCGAAAACTATTTTACCTATATGAATAAGCCAGAAATGCTACCATTCCTGACCGAACAAAATTGTCCATCGGACACGGCTCAAGCTACTGATGAGATAAGATATTGGTCCAGCTTATTTCATAATCATCGGGGATTTTACTGGGCTATTTCCCTCAAAGATACTAATAAACTTATAGGGACTGTTGGGTTTAATAGTGTTTCTGCAATGCACCTCAAAGCAGAAATAAGTTACGATCTTGATCCGGAATTTTGGGGTAAAGGAATTATGCTGAAATCTATCAAAGCTATTTTAAGGTTTATCGAATATGCTGGAATTGTTCGCACCCAAGCAACTGTTATAACTGACAATACTCGCTCAATTAAGGTTTTGGAACGATGTAATTTTGTTAAAGAGGGATTGCTCAAAAAATATGAGATTGTGCAAGGAATACATAGAGATTATTATATTTATGCTATAGTCAATTGA
- a CDS encoding 7-cyano-7-deazaguanine synthase, which yields MKKAVALVSGGADSATVLAMMEKMNYEIYAISFNYSQRNNVELEKVKQLVNNYNIKQHKIVNIDLRNFGGSALTDNAIDVPKYKDHSELQNDLYSKQQIIYSNDLENWNVKQGVSERSVHLVREYANAPKFCGTNSSKQKSIPVTYVPARNTIFLSYALGFSEIIGAFDIFIGIHATDSANYPDCRLEYLAAFNNLANLATAVGVSGKQITIHAPLINMSKGEIIKAGLELGVDYSKTISCYDPSDDGLSCGTCLSCLTRLKAFEENNVTDPANYKK from the coding sequence ATGAAAAAGGCAGTAGCTTTAGTTAGTGGTGGTGCAGATTCAGCTACCGTACTAGCCATGATGGAAAAAATGAATTACGAAATTTATGCCATAAGTTTCAACTATTCTCAACGCAATAATGTTGAACTGGAGAAGGTTAAGCAATTAGTTAACAACTATAACATCAAACAGCATAAAATTGTAAATATTGATTTACGTAACTTTGGCGGATCAGCTCTTACTGACAATGCCATAGACGTACCAAAATATAAAGATCATAGTGAATTACAGAATGATCTATACTCAAAGCAGCAGATTATATACTCAAATGATTTGGAGAATTGGAACGTAAAACAAGGGGTGAGCGAGCGGAGCGTACACTTAGTACGTGAGTACGCGAATGCCCCGAAGTTTTGCGGAACCAATTCTTCAAAGCAGAAGAGTATACCAGTTACTTATGTACCAGCACGTAACACCATATTTTTAAGTTATGCTTTAGGATTTAGTGAAATAATAGGAGCTTTTGATATTTTTATAGGGATACATGCAACTGATTCCGCTAATTATCCAGATTGCCGTCTGGAATATTTAGCAGCTTTTAATAATCTGGCAAATCTGGCAACTGCTGTAGGAGTGTCAGGTAAACAAATTACCATTCATGCTCCCTTAATAAATATGTCAAAGGGAGAAATTATCAAGGCTGGTCTAGAATTAGGCGTAGATTATTCCAAAACGATTTCTTGTTATGATCCATCAGATGATGGGCTATCTTGTGGCACATGTCTTTCATGCTTAACTAGACTTAAAGCCTTTGAAGAGAATAATGTAACTGACCCCGCTAATTATAAAAAATAA
- the uvrA gene encoding excinuclease ABC subunit UvrA encodes MMQEYIKVRGAKEHNLKNINVDIPRNKFVVITGLSGSGKSSLAFDTIYAEGQRRYVESLSSYARQFLHLQDKPDVESVSGLSPAIAIDQKTTSKNPRSTVGTITEIYDYLRLLYARVGVPYSPATGLPIKNQTISEMIDAILAFPKASKLYILAPIVRGQKGEFRREILDLRKQGFGRLVINNEIYEIDNLPKFDKNKKHNIEVIVDRISLEGDLGNRLADSLEIALKLADGIVYVEIVDLPNGVETTLTKGSRIIFSEKYSCPVSGFQITEIEPRIFSFNSPFGACPKCEGLGKELFLDKDLIIPDSRVSIKDGAIAPWGKISSKFFLETLKALATHYKFSLDTPFTELSNTIQQILLHGSGDEVIDFQYHDGSKSQIIQQPFAGIIPSLQEKERKTDSSLVKEELLKYKAEHKCTACEGYRLKTESLCIKIADMHIGQVSALSILQLQKWFNQLDQQLNKRQVVIAERILKEIKERLQFLMNVGLEYLALSRGSGTLSGGESQRIRLASQIGSGLSGVLYVLDEPSIGLHQRDNARLIETLKNLRDLGNTVLVVEHDEETMYESDHIIDVGPGAGIHGGHIVAQGTIEEIKQCANSITGSYLSGKQFIEVPANTRIPSSGKVIVLTGAVSNNLQNVNITIPLGSFTAITGVSGGGKSSLIIHTLYKAALKFLEPSSKVFPGEYKSITGLEYIDKVIDINQSPIGRTPRSNPATYTGAFTHIRDWFAELPTAKTRGYKVGRFSFNVKGGRCESCQGDGLIKIEMHFLPDIYVKCDVCNGDRYNRETLEIKYKDKSISDVLRMTVEDAMSFFEKVPLIYEKLVTLNEVGLGYIKIGQSATTLSGGEAQRIKLAKELSKRSTGKTLYILDEPTTGLHIDDINKLLKVLHKLVDMGNTVVVIEHNLDVVKTADYVIDVGPEGGDKGGSIVVTGTPKDIAACSESHTGKYLKNYL; translated from the coding sequence ATTATGCAAGAATATATTAAAGTTCGTGGTGCTAAGGAGCATAATTTAAAAAATATAAATGTTGATATTCCTAGAAATAAGTTTGTGGTAATTACTGGGCTTAGTGGTTCTGGTAAGTCTTCATTAGCCTTTGATACTATTTATGCTGAAGGGCAACGTAGATATGTTGAAAGCCTGTCTTCTTATGCTAGACAATTCTTACATCTTCAGGATAAGCCTGATGTTGAGTCAGTCTCTGGTTTGTCGCCGGCAATAGCTATTGATCAAAAAACTACATCTAAAAATCCACGCTCTACAGTGGGTACGATAACTGAGATTTATGATTATTTGAGATTACTATATGCAAGAGTAGGAGTCCCATATTCTCCAGCAACAGGTCTACCTATCAAGAATCAGACTATATCAGAGATGATAGATGCCATTCTTGCCTTTCCTAAAGCAAGTAAATTATACATTTTAGCTCCGATTGTCCGAGGACAGAAGGGTGAGTTTAGACGTGAAATTCTTGATCTTAGAAAACAGGGTTTTGGCAGATTGGTAATTAACAATGAAATTTATGAGATTGATAATCTGCCAAAATTTGACAAAAATAAAAAACATAATATTGAAGTAATTGTTGATAGGATTTCTCTAGAAGGTGATTTAGGCAATAGACTTGCAGATAGTTTGGAAATAGCTCTTAAATTGGCAGATGGTATAGTATATGTCGAGATTGTTGATTTACCAAACGGAGTAGAGACCACCCTTACTAAAGGCTCGAGAATCATTTTTTCAGAAAAATATTCTTGTCCAGTTTCTGGTTTCCAGATTACTGAGATAGAACCAAGAATTTTTTCCTTTAATAGCCCATTTGGTGCTTGTCCTAAATGTGAAGGTCTTGGCAAAGAATTATTTCTTGATAAAGACTTAATTATTCCCGATAGCAGAGTTAGTATTAAGGATGGAGCTATAGCCCCCTGGGGTAAAATATCCTCAAAGTTCTTTTTAGAAACATTAAAAGCCTTAGCAACTCATTACAAATTTTCATTAGACACGCCCTTTACAGAATTATCAAATACGATACAGCAAATATTGCTCCATGGGTCTGGTGATGAAGTTATAGATTTTCAATATCATGATGGTTCTAAATCTCAGATTATTCAGCAGCCTTTTGCTGGAATAATACCTAGCTTACAAGAAAAAGAGCGTAAGACTGATTCCTCTTTAGTAAAAGAAGAATTATTAAAATACAAAGCAGAACACAAATGTACAGCTTGTGAAGGTTATAGATTAAAGACAGAGTCTCTTTGTATTAAAATTGCTGATATGCATATAGGACAAGTATCTGCCTTGAGTATTTTACAACTACAAAAATGGTTTAATCAATTAGACCAACAGCTTAATAAAAGACAAGTAGTTATTGCCGAGCGTATATTAAAGGAAATCAAGGAAAGGTTACAATTTCTTATGAATGTTGGTCTTGAATATCTTGCTTTGTCTAGAGGGTCAGGTACTTTATCTGGTGGAGAAAGCCAGCGTATTCGTTTAGCGTCACAAATTGGTTCAGGACTTAGTGGGGTGTTATATGTACTTGACGAGCCGTCAATTGGTTTACATCAGCGTGATAATGCTCGCTTAATAGAAACTCTCAAAAATCTTCGAGACCTTGGTAATACAGTACTGGTTGTTGAGCATGATGAAGAAACAATGTATGAGTCGGATCACATTATTGATGTTGGACCAGGTGCCGGTATTCATGGTGGACATATAGTAGCCCAAGGAACAATTGAGGAAATTAAACAATGTGCAAATAGCATAACTGGCAGCTATTTAAGTGGTAAACAATTTATTGAAGTACCAGCAAATACTCGAATACCCTCTTCCGGTAAGGTAATAGTCTTAACTGGAGCTGTGTCTAATAATTTACAAAATGTTAATATTACGATCCCTTTGGGTAGTTTTACAGCAATAACCGGTGTATCCGGTGGAGGAAAATCAAGCTTAATAATTCATACTTTATATAAAGCCGCTTTAAAGTTTTTAGAACCATCTTCAAAAGTCTTTCCGGGAGAATATAAATCAATTACTGGTCTTGAATATATTGATAAGGTTATTGATATCAATCAGTCGCCAATAGGTCGTACACCAAGATCAAACCCAGCAACTTATACAGGGGCATTTACCCATATTAGAGACTGGTTTGCTGAATTACCAACTGCAAAAACTCGGGGTTATAAAGTTGGTAGGTTTTCATTCAATGTTAAAGGTGGAAGATGCGAATCATGTCAAGGTGATGGTCTGATTAAAATAGAAATGCATTTTTTACCTGATATTTATGTAAAATGTGATGTGTGTAATGGCGATAGATATAACAGAGAGACTCTTGAAATTAAATATAAGGATAAGTCTATATCTGATGTTCTTAGGATGACAGTTGAAGATGCTATGAGCTTTTTTGAGAAAGTACCATTAATTTACGAAAAACTGGTTACTTTAAATGAGGTAGGACTTGGTTATATAAAAATTGGTCAATCGGCTACTACTTTGTCTGGGGGTGAAGCACAAAGGATAAAATTAGCTAAGGAATTATCAAAACGCTCAACTGGTAAAACTTTATACATACTTGATGAACCAACAACAGGTTTACACATAGATGATATTAATAAATTGCTTAAAGTATTACATAAATTAGTTGACATGGGTAATACGGTGGTAGTTATTGAGCATAACCTAGATGTTGTAAAAACAGCGGATTACGTTATAGATGTTGGTCCTGAGGGAGGGGATAAAGGTGGTAGCATAGTAGTTACTGGAACTCCGAAGGATATTGCGGCTTGCAGTGAGAGCCATACTGGAAAATATTTAAAAAATTATCTATAA
- the ssb gene encoding single-stranded DNA-binding protein: protein MAGSLNKAILIGNLGRDPEIRHTADGKEIASFSVATSETWKDRTTGEKKEKTEWHRVVVFSEGLVSVVKNYAKKGTRVYLEGILQTRKWVDNLGHEKYTTEIVLQNFNSQFILLDSKGVGIQTSDTVVPKNTVTNFDHSDLDDEIPF from the coding sequence GTGGCTGGTAGTTTAAATAAAGCAATATTAATAGGTAATTTAGGACGTGATCCAGAAATTAGGCATACGGCTGACGGTAAAGAGATAGCAAGTTTTAGTGTTGCTACTTCTGAGACATGGAAAGATCGTACTACTGGAGAGAAGAAAGAAAAAACCGAATGGCATAGAGTAGTAGTATTTAGTGAAGGTTTGGTATCTGTTGTAAAGAATTATGCCAAAAAAGGAACTAGAGTTTACTTAGAAGGTATTTTACAAACTAGAAAATGGGTAGATAACCTTGGGCATGAAAAATATACGACAGAAATAGTGCTGCAGAATTTTAACTCACAATTTATATTGTTAGATTCTAAAGGTGTTGGCATTCAAACATCAGATACTGTTGTACCCAAAAATACGGTTACTAACTTTGACCATAGCGATTTAGATGATGAAATACCTTTCTAG
- a CDS encoding alpha/beta hydrolase: MKYLSRVAVVSLSLALSSCVSSIETRVEEAEKLASINRFEKKLVKAGDFVITTYQHISDKDSPYVFYIEGDGSIGRYAVASNPTPSKIMLFKLATLDTRPNVVYIARPCQYTPVELNPNCNQVYWTDKRMAEEVIESTNIVINSINNDKPASLVGFSGGGGVAILVAARNKHIKDIITVAGNLDIKNFSEHHRVYALKKSLNPIDYAIKINNIPQLHISGSKDKIVPSSIMHGYIKASSSNCIQQKIFPNITHTKGWDKVWQNVLKINLTCKYNRPLA, encoded by the coding sequence ATGAAATACCTTTCTAGAGTTGCGGTAGTTTCTTTATCTTTGGCTCTTTCTTCTTGTGTTTCGTCTATAGAAACAAGGGTTGAGGAAGCAGAAAAACTAGCATCAATAAACAGGTTTGAGAAAAAACTTGTTAAGGCTGGGGATTTTGTCATTACAACTTACCAACATATCTCGGATAAAGATAGCCCTTATGTATTTTATATTGAGGGTGATGGAAGTATTGGACGTTATGCCGTCGCTAGCAATCCGACTCCTTCCAAGATTATGTTGTTTAAGCTTGCTACTCTTGATACTAGACCTAATGTAGTTTATATAGCTCGTCCATGCCAATATACACCAGTAGAGCTTAATCCTAATTGTAATCAAGTCTATTGGACAGACAAAAGAATGGCTGAAGAGGTTATAGAATCAACAAACATAGTAATAAATAGTATAAATAATGATAAGCCAGCTAGTTTAGTTGGTTTCTCTGGTGGGGGAGGTGTTGCTATCTTGGTGGCAGCAAGAAATAAACATATTAAGGATATAATAACTGTAGCCGGTAATCTTGATATTAAAAATTTTAGTGAACATCATAGAGTATATGCATTAAAGAAATCATTAAATCCCATAGATTATGCCATAAAAATCAATAATATCCCACAATTACATATTTCAGGAAGCAAGGATAAAATAGTACCTAGCAGTATTATGCATGGCTATATAAAAGCTAGTTCTTCAAATTGTATACAGCAAAAGATTTTTCCTAATATTACTCATACCAAAGGTTGGGATAAGGTGTGGCAGAATGTGCTGAAAATTAATCTTACCTGCAAATATAATAGACCTCTTGCATAG